The DNA sequence CAGGTTCTGGTCGTAGATGTAGCTCAGGTTCAGGGTGGCCAGCGACTCATCCTGGAAGATCAAATCTTCGCTGGCGGCGCTCAAATCCATTTTGTCCAGGGTGTCTTCGCAGCCGGCGAGGGCCAGCCAGGCGGTGCAGGCGAGCAGGGCGGTGAGGCGGGGGAATTTCATGAGTTCATCCAACGATTAGAAGCCAACATTCAGACCCAGCGACAACGAACGGAGCGTGGGGTAGGCATCGTAGCTGCCCGAGTAGACTTTGTAGTTGTAGGGGTTGTAGAAACTGACGGCGTTGAGAGCGGTGGCGAATACTTTCACGCTGCTCATGCCCAGGCGGTTGGTGAGCGGGGTGGGCAGGCTGTAGGAAATCGTGGCGTTGCGGATGCCGGCCGACGTGGAGCTTTTAAACCAGAACTCCGAGGTGCGGTCGTAGCTGTTGCTGGTGAACGGGGCCGGGTACTTGGCGCCCTGGTTTTCCGGGGTCCAGTGGTCGGTCCAGAACTCGGGCCGGTTGGAGGTGGCGGTAGCAGCCTTGCGGGCGGCGCTTTCCACCGTGGCCTGGCCGCCGAAGGAAATGCCCATCGTGAGCTGAATGGTCAGGCCCTTGTAGGTGATGCTGGGGTTCACGCCCACGCCGTAGTGGTTCTGCTCCTTCTTGGTCAGGTAGGTCTGGTCGTCCTCGGTAATCTTGCCGTCGGGGGCGGTGTAGTTGCCCGAGGCGTCTTTGGGGCCGCGGATGTCCTGGTAGTAGAGCATGCCGGGCTTGGGCGCGTCGCCGAAGAGGGTGTAGCCTTTGTTGCTTTCCAGGAAGGCATCTACCTCGCCCTGGTTGCGGAACATGCCCAGGTAGCGGTAGCCCACCACGCCGCGGTCGGTGGAGCGGCCCGTGGGGTCGTCCCACTGCCCGATTTTGCCGCGCTCCACGTCGACCTTAATCTGCTTGTTGTCGTTCCACGACAGGAACGTGTTCAGGCGGTAGGAGAAGTCGCCGCCGAGGTTGTCGCCGTAGCCCAGCGACACTTCGTAGCCGAAGCCGTCCACGGTCGAGAAGTTCTCGGAGGGCAGGGGCGCCCCGATCAGCAGCGGAGCCGAGGCCGAGAGGGCCGTGAGCATGTTGTAGCGGTGGTCGTAGAAGCCGTCGACCGTAAACGAGAGCTTGTTGTTGAGGAAGCGCGCGTCGAGGCCGGCGTTGTACTTGGTGTTGTCGTCCCAGCGGGCGGCGCGGTTGGCCAGCGCGTTGTTGGGCGTGGCCGTCAGGGAGCGGTCGGCGTTGCCGCCGAACACGGCGCCTTTGCCGGTTTCAATCTTGTAGTTTTCCTGCCAGTTGTAGGCGCGGGTGGCGTCGCCGCCGAGCATGCCCACCGAGCCGCGCAGCTTCAGGAAGTTCACCCGCTCACTGGCCGGGAAGAAGGACTCTTCCGACAGAATCCAGCCCGCCGACAGCGAGGGGAAGAAGCCCCAGCGGTATTCCGGGGCGAAGTTCGTGGAGCCGTCGTAGCGCATGGCCAACTCCAGCAGGTACTTGTTGGCGTAGCTGTAGTTGAGGCGGCCGGCGTAGGACAGAATGCCGGACTCGGTCTGGCTTTCGTAGGAATAGGTGGTGCCCGTGGCGAAGCGCACGTTGTCGAGGCCGCCGGGAATGGGGCTGGTTCTGTAGGTTTCGGCCTCGTCGAAGAAGGTTTCCGACTGCTCGAAGAAGGCAATGGCCGATATCAGGTGCTTGCCAAACTGCCGGTCGTAGTTCAGGTAGCCGTTCAGCTGGTAGCTGTTGGTGTAGCTGGGCACCAGGCGCACGATGTCGCCGTTGCTGAGGAAGTTCTGCTTGGTAACCGTGCCGCCGTAGATGTGCTTATGCTCGCCGAGCATGGAGAACTGGTACACCGGGAAGCGGGTGCCGTACTGCTTGCCGAAGTTGTTGTCCATCGTCTTGCTGAACAGCACGCGGGCTTTCAGGCCCTTGATGAACGGCAGCTCATAGTCCAGGTTGGCCGTGATATTCAGGCCGGTGTTGCGCTGGGAGGTGTAGTTGTCCGAGTTCTGAATCTCGAAGAAGTGGAAGGAGTCGAAGCCCGTGCCGCTGGACAGCTGCACCGGCAGCCCGTTCACGTAGGGCTGGTTGAACATGGGCGTGTAAAGCAGGCCGCGCATGTCGTTTTCGGCGTTTTCGCCCCCCACCTTCAGGTAGTACATGCGCTTCTGGTACAGGTCGCCGCTGAGCGAGAGGCCGGCTTTCAGGCCCTTGGCCACCTGCACGTCGGTACTGGCCCGGAACGTCCACTTGTTGGCGTTGATGTTGTCGAAGTTGGCGTTCTGGTAGTTGTACGACAGGCCGGCGAAGTACGTCATCCGGTCGGTGCCGCCGCTCACGTTCAGGGCGTGGCGCGTCACGATGGCCGGCTTCCAGGCCGCTTTCAGCCAGTTGTAGTTGTTGTTGGCGAAGTACTGCAGCTCGTCGGGCGTGTAAATCGACGCGTCGGTGAGCGGGCGGCCCCGGTAGATGTTGTAGTCGTTCAGGTAGGTAGCCAGCTGCACGCCGTCCATCATGCTGGGCAGCCGCACGGCGTCGGCCTGGCCCACCGAGCCGCTGTAGGAAAACTTCGGCGGCCCTACTTTGCCCCGCTTGGTGGCCACTACCACCACGCCCTGGTTGGAGCGGGCGCCGTAAATGGCCGCCGCCGCATCCTTCAGCACTGAAATGGCCTCC is a window from the Hymenobacter aquaticus genome containing:
- a CDS encoding SusC/RagA family TonB-linked outer membrane protein, which gives rise to MTRFLPLFPTPSHPLRHGAAYTLLVGLLLGTGAPATAALPARPAKPAAATPVFLNITGTVRDAKGEGIPGASVVLKGTTTGTTTDAQGVFRINLPTGNEVLVISSIGFAKQEITVGGRTTLEVTLQEETSKLNEVVVVGYGTQTKESLTGSVASVNMKAIEELPVGSLSTALVGQNPGVSVSGGTGRPGDKGQITVRNPIVLTKDGGTTRPLYVIDNVVRTEEDFNLLDQSEVEAISVLKDAAAAIYGARSNQGVVVVATKRGKVGPPKFSYSGSVGQADAVRLPSMMDGVQLATYLNDYNIYRGRPLTDASIYTPDELQYFANNNYNWLKAAWKPAIVTRHALNVSGGTDRMTYFAGLSYNYQNANFDNINANKWTFRASTDVQVAKGLKAGLSLSGDLYQKRMYYLKVGGENAENDMRGLLYTPMFNQPYVNGLPVQLSSGTGFDSFHFFEIQNSDNYTSQRNTGLNITANLDYELPFIKGLKARVLFSKTMDNNFGKQYGTRFPVYQFSMLGEHKHIYGGTVTKQNFLSNGDIVRLVPSYTNSYQLNGYLNYDRQFGKHLISAIAFFEQSETFFDEAETYRTSPIPGGLDNVRFATGTTYSYESQTESGILSYAGRLNYSYANKYLLELAMRYDGSTNFAPEYRWGFFPSLSAGWILSEESFFPASERVNFLKLRGSVGMLGGDATRAYNWQENYKIETGKGAVFGGNADRSLTATPNNALANRAARWDDNTKYNAGLDARFLNNKLSFTVDGFYDHRYNMLTALSASAPLLIGAPLPSENFSTVDGFGYEVSLGYGDNLGGDFSYRLNTFLSWNDNKQIKVDVERGKIGQWDDPTGRSTDRGVVGYRYLGMFRNQGEVDAFLESNKGYTLFGDAPKPGMLYYQDIRGPKDASGNYTAPDGKITEDDQTYLTKKEQNHYGVGVNPSITYKGLTIQLTMGISFGGQATVESAARKAATATSNRPEFWTDHWTPENQGAKYPAPFTSNSYDRTSEFWFKSSTSAGIRNATISYSLPTPLTNRLGMSSVKVFATALNAVSFYNPYNYKVYSGSYDAYPTLRSLSLGLNVGF